The DNA segment GATCTGGCCCGGGTGCGGCCGGAGTACTACACCTGGGAGAGCGTGGTCGAGGCCGACGGCTTGGAGTGGTTCACCGTACACCCTGGCCCTCTGTTGGACCGGGCCATGCATGCCCGCTACCGCGCCATCAGGGCATACCTGGACAACGGCATGAACGTGATCGCCGATGACGTGATCTGGAAGCGCCAGTGGCTGGTGGATGCCCTGCGAATCTTCGATGGTTGTCAGGTCTGGATGGTGGGGGTGCACGTCTCCGACGAGGAGGGCGCTCGCCGGGAGGCGGAACGCGGCGACCGCCATCCCGGGTGGAACCGGGGAAGCGCCCGCGCCGCCCATGCCGATGCCGAATACGACTTCGAGCTGGACACCACCACCACCCCCGTCCCGGTGCTGGCGCGGGAGTTGTACCGTCGCTACCGGCTCTGTCGGGAACCGCAGGCATTCCAGCGGCTGCGGCAGCGCTTCCTGCCCTGACCCCAGCGATTCAACGCCGCCGTGCCACCTGAGCTTTCGGCCTTGGGGGTTGGCGCCCTTGCCGGAAAGTGGCCCGCCGACGACGGTCGTGTTCGACGCGGCGACCTCCGCTGGGCTGGCCGCAAACGACGCGCGGTCAGCATGCTTCAGGCATGCTTGACCCATGGATGTGGAGGCCCTGCTGCAGTCGATCCCGCCGCTCGCGGTGTACCTCGTGGTGGGCGGTGTGGTCGGGATGGAGAGCCTGGGCATCCCCCTCCCCGGGGAGATCGTGCTGGTCAGCGCGGCGTTGATGTCGTCGCATCACGACCTCGCCGTCAACCCGGTCGGTGTCGGCGCCGCCGCGGTGATCGGGGCGGTCATCGGCGACTCGATCGGCTATTCGATCGGCCGCCGGTTCGGCATGCCGCTGTTCGACCGGCTGGGTCGACGATTTCCGAAACACTTTGGTCCGGGGCACGTCGCGCTCGCCCAACGAACGTTCAACCGCTGGGGTGTCCGGGCAGTGTTCTTCGGTCGCTTCATCGCGCTGCTGCGGATCCTCGCGGGGCCACTGGCGGGCGCGTTGAAGATGCCCTACCCGCGCTTCCTGGCGGCCAACGTGTCCGGTGGCATCTGCTGGGCCGGCGGCACCACCGCGTTGATCTACTTCGCCGGGATGGCCGCGGAACGCTGGCTGCAGCGCTTCTCGTGGATCGCGCTGGTGATCGCCGTCATCTGCGGCATCACCGCCGCGATACTGCTGCGTGAACGCACATCCCGCGCGATCGCCGAACTCGAGGCCGAGCACTACCGCACAACGGGCACGCCCGCCTGACTGACGGCCTGCACAAGGCGCACAGTGTCGCCGTCGTGACGTCGAGATGCGTGCGGTGAGCCGCCCGGCGATCGTCGCCCGAATTGTGGCAGCCTGCCGGGGTGAGCGACCTGCTGCCCGTCTACCCGACGGCGGACGACGCGCCCACGGCTACGGCCCGCCGATGATCGCCCGGCCGCAGCGGCGGCGCGCCATCATGGCCCGCCATCACCGGCGGCGGCCCCACCGCCAGCACCGATCGCACGGCTGCGCGAAGGTAGTCGCGCACGCGAGGCATGCCGTAACGCTGTGCCCGCGGCGCGATCCACTTCGGTAGATCGACAATGCAGGTCGCGATCAGGTCGACCGCGCCGGCATCGCGGCGATCCCACAGTCCCGTCGCTAACTGAGCCATCATGTCCGCGAGCTCACGCTGCAGAGCGTGTAGTTGATCGGCAACCTCGCGCGGCATCGGCTGACTCATCACCTCGGCGCGGCGCAGCGCCATGAGCAACGCCGACGATGCCGGATACAGCTGGGGGTAAAGCAGCGACGTCTCCGCCGCCGCATGCACCGCATCCAGTGGATCACCGGACGGGTGGCGCCAGGCGTCGTCGACCAGGCGGGTCAGCAGCTGAAGAAAGCGGCGCTCCGCGCGAATCCACGCGCGCCCAACCAGCCCCGCGCGCGAGTCGAAGGTGCGGTAGATGGCGCCGTTGGAAACGCCGCAGGCCTTGGTGAGCGCGCGGATCGTCAGCGCTTCGATCCCGTCTTGCGCGACGAGTTTTTCCGCAGCATCGAGGACATGATCGAGATCGCGCAGCCGGGGATTTGACACTGATTGCTCCTTACCTGCGGATGTGCGGCGCACGTCAACGCAACGAAATGCCCGATTTGGGATCACGGACATGCCAGACGGTGGCGGACAGGCCTTGGGAAAGCCTGCACAGATTGTGAAATGTGCTGGTAGCGGCCCGATCTATGGGTCGTGGCTGGTGCCGCGCCGCGTCGCAGCCCGGCGGGCTCGATAACCGGACGTCACCGGGCAGGGGCACCGGCTTTCGCGGGCACGGCAGCGTGCTCGTAGTGCCATTGCAGGCTGGAACGCGCCCGTCCAACGACGGCGGCAAAGCTGAGTGGCGGCGCCCGCAGCGCGTCCAGGCGGGCCGGGCCCAAACAGTCGACCAGGACATCGAGCTGGGCCGTGGTGAGGGGACACGGCTTGCCGGCGTCCACCACCGACCAGTAGAGGAAGGCGGCATCCTCGTGACCACCGAGCCGGATCAGCAACCGCGCTACGTAACGCAGGGCGAGCCACTGTTCCGTCGTATCACCGAAGCGGTCCCAGTGTTCAAGCACCGTGATGAACATCTGAGCCGCGGCCACCGGGTCGCCATACACGGCACGAATTGACGCGGCTTGCATCAACGCGCTGCCGTACACCCAGAAGTTCTGTACATCGGCGGCCAGCCGCGCCGCATCGTCGAACAGCGCCAGCGCGCGCTCCGGTTCGGATTTTCTGAGCAGGTAGCCCAGCGCAAAGTAGGCCATCGACTGCGCCGTCGGATTGCCCGTGCGCTCGGCGACGGCCACGCCTTCCTCCGCGGCGGGCACCGCGATGGCGTCGTTGCGCATGACGCCCTGGCAGATGGCGCTCACGAAATGCGCCCACCCCAGCCTGATGGGGTCGTCGTCGCGGCGGGCGCGCCCCACCTCGGCCTCCCAGTACGCCAGGGCTTTCAT comes from the Mycobacterium shinjukuense genome and includes:
- a CDS encoding chloramphenicol phosphotransferase CPT family protein; this encodes MPVPVRYSRAAMTGVARGKLIILNGGSSAGKTSVAQAFQDLAAECWMHIGIDLFWFALPPEQLDLARVRPEYYTWESVVEADGLEWFTVHPGPLLDRAMHARYRAIRAYLDNGMNVIADDVIWKRQWLVDALRIFDGCQVWMVGVHVSDEEGARREAERGDRHPGWNRGSARAAHADAEYDFELDTTTTPVPVLARELYRRYRLCREPQAFQRLRQRFLP
- a CDS encoding DedA family protein; translation: MDVEALLQSIPPLAVYLVVGGVVGMESLGIPLPGEIVLVSAALMSSHHDLAVNPVGVGAAAVIGAVIGDSIGYSIGRRFGMPLFDRLGRRFPKHFGPGHVALAQRTFNRWGVRAVFFGRFIALLRILAGPLAGALKMPYPRFLAANVSGGICWAGGTTALIYFAGMAAERWLQRFSWIALVIAVICGITAAILLRERTSRAIAELEAEHYRTTGTPA
- a CDS encoding TetR/AcrR family transcriptional regulator — encoded protein: MRRTSAGKEQSVSNPRLRDLDHVLDAAEKLVAQDGIEALTIRALTKACGVSNGAIYRTFDSRAGLVGRAWIRAERRFLQLLTRLVDDAWRHPSGDPLDAVHAAAETSLLYPQLYPASSALLMALRRAEVMSQPMPREVADQLHALQRELADMMAQLATGLWDRRDAGAVDLIATCIVDLPKWIAPRAQRYGMPRVRDYLRAAVRSVLAVGPPPVMAGHDGAPPLRPGDHRRAVAVGASSAVG